From a region of the Sinorhizobium sp. B11 genome:
- a CDS encoding MipA/OmpV family protein produces the protein MFNRSVVSISLAIALASFSTASAQEGGHWWSGDWYLKVGVSGFSAPKFEGASTNEFKFSPLISAGRQGPGPRFSSRNDNPSFALVDNSRFRAGIVGRYVPQRDQDDDSDLRGLKKVKWGAEIGGFAEVYPTDWLRARAEVRQGIRSHDGLVADVALDAFTDIAPDLQLSGGPRATFATSGYFHSYYGVNEAQSAASGLKPYDPSGGIQSYGAGTALTWNATENLSTSAFAEYKRLAGPAADSSLVREKGSKNQFLIGVSASYKFNFTLN, from the coding sequence GTGTTTAATCGATCAGTCGTATCGATCTCCTTAGCTATTGCCCTTGCTTCATTCAGCACCGCTTCTGCTCAGGAAGGCGGCCATTGGTGGTCGGGTGACTGGTATCTGAAAGTCGGCGTATCGGGCTTTTCAGCACCGAAATTCGAAGGCGCGTCGACCAACGAATTCAAGTTCAGCCCGCTGATCTCTGCAGGACGTCAAGGTCCCGGCCCGCGTTTTTCCTCGCGCAACGACAATCCCTCGTTCGCCCTTGTTGATAACAGCCGCTTCCGCGCCGGTATCGTCGGCCGCTACGTGCCGCAGCGTGACCAGGATGACGACAGCGATCTGCGCGGGCTGAAGAAGGTCAAATGGGGCGCCGAAATCGGTGGTTTTGCGGAAGTCTATCCGACCGACTGGCTGCGCGCTCGCGCCGAAGTGCGCCAAGGCATCCGCTCGCATGACGGGCTTGTGGCCGACGTGGCTCTTGATGCCTTCACCGATATCGCGCCCGATTTGCAGCTATCGGGAGGCCCGCGTGCCACCTTTGCGACCAGCGGCTATTTCCATTCCTATTATGGCGTCAACGAAGCGCAGTCGGCTGCAAGCGGACTGAAGCCATATGATCCCTCGGGCGGCATCCAGTCGTACGGTGCCGGCACCGCACTCACCTGGAACGCAACGGAGAACCTGTCGACGAGCGCCTTCGCGGAATATAAGCGCCTCGCTGGTCCGGCAGCCGACAGCAGCCTCGTGCGGGAGAAAGGGTCGAAGAACCAGTTCCTGATCGGTGTGTCGGCAAGCTACAAGTTCAATTTCACGCTGAACTGA
- a CDS encoding histidine phosphatase family protein: MSAFPEITIVRHGETAWSLSGQHTGRSDIPLTENGEAAARALAPRLSGLSVSAVWSSPSQRARNTCALAGFGEGAIIKADLAEWDYGAYEGITTKEILSKRPGWRLFRDGCPDGEAASDVGARADRIIAELREANAPILIFSSSHFLRVLGARWLGLPPEDGSRFILDTTSVSVLGYEHDLTEPVIRRWNQK; the protein is encoded by the coding sequence ATGAGCGCATTTCCTGAAATCACCATCGTGCGCCATGGCGAGACGGCATGGTCGCTGTCCGGCCAGCATACCGGCCGCAGCGATATCCCGCTGACCGAAAATGGCGAGGCGGCGGCACGCGCGCTTGCTCCGCGGCTTTCAGGTCTTTCGGTATCCGCCGTCTGGTCGAGCCCGTCGCAGAGGGCGCGCAATACCTGCGCGCTTGCTGGTTTCGGGGAGGGGGCAATCATCAAGGCCGATCTCGCCGAATGGGATTACGGCGCCTATGAAGGCATCACCACCAAGGAAATCCTCTCCAAGCGTCCCGGCTGGCGGCTCTTTCGCGATGGTTGCCCTGATGGTGAAGCGGCAAGCGATGTCGGTGCCCGTGCGGATCGTATCATTGCCGAACTGCGCGAGGCCAATGCACCGATCCTGATCTTTTCGAGCTCGCATTTCCTGCGCGTGCTTGGCGCCCGCTGGCTCGGTTTGCCGCCGGAAGACGGCTCCCGCTTCATTCTGGATACAACGAGCGTCAGTGTCCTCGGCTACGAGCACGATCTGACCGAGCCGGTCATCCGCCGCTGGAACCAGAAGTAA
- a CDS encoding FAD-binding oxidoreductase: protein MSSTGISADIIERFTAIVGEKYALRSEADLAPHLIENRGLYHGSSPLLLKPGTVGEVSAIMKLATETGTAIVPQTGNTGLVGGQTPREGKADVILSLERMNRIRDVDPVANVLVADGGAILAEVQKAAEAHGRLFPLSLGSEGSCRIGGNLSTNAGGTAVLAYGNMRQLCLGLEVVLPTGEIWEGLRRLKKDNTGYDLRDLFIGAEGTLGIITGAVLKLFPQPLGHQVAFAGLSSVEDALAFFNLASSLCGTSLTGFELMPRFGVEITVRNIDGVRDPLETPHDWYVLVDISTSDSAETAERMMNAVLEQGFEAGLVQDAAIASSVAQQKALWHMRESMSDAQKPEGGSIKHDVSVPVSKIPHFMKEAGEAVMAAMPGARICAFGHMGDGNIHYNISQPVGADKDAFIARWHEMNHIVHGLVLAHGGSISAEHGIGQLKRDELASVRPAIEMELMRRIKRAFDPAGIMNPDKVVSL from the coding sequence ATGAGCAGCACAGGCATTTCGGCAGATATTATCGAGCGTTTCACCGCCATCGTCGGCGAGAAATATGCGCTACGCAGCGAAGCTGATCTCGCGCCGCACCTCATCGAAAATCGCGGCCTTTATCATGGCTCCTCCCCTCTTCTGCTGAAGCCCGGGACGGTCGGAGAAGTCTCTGCGATCATGAAGCTTGCCACCGAAACCGGCACGGCCATCGTACCGCAGACCGGCAATACCGGCCTTGTCGGCGGGCAGACGCCGCGTGAGGGCAAGGCGGACGTCATCCTTTCGCTCGAGCGCATGAACAGGATCCGCGATGTCGATCCGGTCGCAAACGTGCTCGTCGCCGACGGCGGGGCGATCCTGGCCGAGGTGCAGAAGGCGGCCGAAGCGCATGGCCGTCTGTTTCCGCTCTCGCTCGGCTCGGAAGGTTCCTGCCGCATCGGCGGCAACCTGTCCACCAACGCCGGCGGCACGGCAGTTCTCGCCTATGGCAACATGCGCCAGCTCTGCCTCGGCCTCGAAGTCGTCCTGCCCACGGGCGAGATCTGGGAGGGGCTTCGTCGTCTCAAGAAGGACAATACCGGCTACGATCTGCGCGATCTCTTCATCGGCGCGGAGGGCACGCTCGGCATTATCACCGGCGCAGTGCTGAAGCTCTTCCCGCAGCCACTCGGCCATCAGGTTGCCTTTGCGGGGCTTTCGTCTGTCGAGGACGCGCTCGCGTTCTTCAATCTCGCTTCCAGCCTCTGCGGAACTTCGCTGACCGGCTTCGAACTGATGCCGCGTTTCGGCGTCGAGATCACCGTGCGCAATATCGACGGCGTGCGCGATCCGCTGGAGACGCCGCATGACTGGTATGTGCTTGTTGATATCTCCACCTCCGACTCCGCCGAGACGGCAGAGCGGATGATGAATGCCGTGCTGGAACAGGGTTTCGAAGCAGGGCTCGTGCAGGATGCGGCAATCGCCTCCTCCGTCGCGCAGCAGAAGGCGCTCTGGCATATGCGCGAAAGCATGTCGGACGCTCAGAAGCCCGAGGGCGGTTCCATTAAGCACGACGTTTCCGTGCCGGTTTCGAAGATCCCGCACTTCATGAAGGAAGCCGGAGAGGCGGTGATGGCGGCAATGCCCGGCGCGCGCATCTGTGCCTTTGGCCATATGGGCGACGGCAACATCCACTACAACATCTCGCAGCCGGTTGGAGCCGATAAGGATGCCTTCATCGCCCGCTGGCACGAGATGAACCATATCGTGCATGGGCTGGTGCTTGCCCATGGCGGTTCGATCTCCGCAGAGCATGGTATCGGTCAGCTGAAGCGTGACGAGCTGGCATCGGTCCGGCCCGCCATCGAGATGGAGCTGATGCGTCGCATCAAGCGCGCCTTCGATCCAGCCGGTATCATGAACCCGGACAAGGTGGTGAGCCTCTAA
- a CDS encoding aromatic ring-hydroxylating dioxygenase subunit alpha, whose amino-acid sequence MDIRSNVLRQLKSRREGFSLEQPFYIDEDYFRLDMEMIYYRDWLFIGHDCELPKPGAYFTVQIGEYPVVIVRGRDNVIRAFHNSCRHRGSRVCTKEHGSSVRLVCPYHQWTYDLDGKLAFARHMGDDFDKSGYGLKPVHCEIVAGYVFICLANNAPDFQSVRDKIEPYMAPHHISEAKIAFQSTIIEKGNWKLVWENNRECYHCAANHPELCRTYPEAPSVTGTDGGADDPEIAGHWARCEAAGLPSKFQISPDGQFRTARMPLIEDAESYTMSGRPAVKRPLSDDVKISRIGTMLLFHYPTTWNHLLGDHAISFRVLPLSANETAVTTKWIVHKDAVEGVDYNLEELTHVWTETNDQDRRIVEENAFGIRSPAYEPGPYSSVHEGGVMQFLEWYSNFMVNRLQGDQAKLSVVA is encoded by the coding sequence ATGGATATTCGCAGCAACGTTTTGCGCCAGCTCAAGAGCCGCCGCGAGGGCTTCAGTCTCGAACAGCCCTTCTACATCGACGAGGATTATTTCCGTCTGGATATGGAGATGATCTACTATCGCGATTGGCTCTTCATCGGCCATGATTGCGAACTGCCGAAGCCGGGCGCTTACTTTACCGTCCAGATTGGCGAATATCCCGTCGTCATCGTGCGCGGACGCGACAATGTCATTCGTGCCTTCCACAACAGCTGTCGCCACCGCGGCTCGCGCGTCTGCACCAAGGAGCACGGCTCGTCGGTGCGCCTCGTCTGCCCCTACCACCAGTGGACCTACGACCTCGACGGCAAGCTCGCCTTCGCACGCCACATGGGCGATGATTTCGACAAGAGCGGCTACGGCCTGAAGCCGGTTCATTGCGAAATCGTGGCCGGTTACGTTTTCATCTGCCTCGCCAATAACGCACCGGACTTCCAGTCCGTGCGCGACAAGATCGAGCCCTATATGGCGCCTCATCACATCAGCGAGGCCAAGATCGCATTCCAGAGCACCATCATCGAGAAGGGCAACTGGAAGCTGGTATGGGAGAATAACCGCGAGTGCTATCACTGCGCCGCAAATCATCCTGAGCTCTGCCGCACCTATCCGGAAGCGCCGAGCGTGACCGGCACGGATGGTGGTGCCGACGATCCCGAGATCGCCGGCCATTGGGCGCGCTGCGAGGCCGCAGGTCTGCCGAGCAAGTTCCAGATCTCGCCAGATGGACAGTTCCGCACCGCCCGCATGCCGCTGATCGAGGACGCCGAAAGCTACACCATGTCCGGCAGGCCCGCCGTCAAGCGCCCGCTCTCCGACGACGTCAAGATCAGCCGTATCGGCACGATGCTGCTCTTCCACTATCCGACGACGTGGAACCATCTGCTCGGCGATCACGCCATCTCCTTCCGCGTTCTGCCGCTGAGTGCCAATGAGACGGCAGTGACGACCAAATGGATCGTCCATAAGGATGCCGTCGAAGGCGTCGATTATAATCTTGAGGAACTGACCCACGTCTGGACCGAAACCAACGATCAGGACCGCCGCATCGTCGAAGAGAACGCATTCGGTATCCGCTCGCCGGCTTACGAACCTGGTCCTTATTCGTCGGTCCATGAAGGCGGCGTCATGCAGTTCCTCGAATGGTATTCGAACTTCATGGTCAATCGTCTGCAGGGCGATCAGGCCAAGCTCTCGGTCGTTGCCTGA
- a CDS encoding threonylcarbamoyl-AMP synthase codes for MATIIDIKADRQTALEAGCAALAEGFAIAIPTETVYGLAADATNPAAITRIYETKGRPRFNPLICHMADLAMAETYAEFDPISRALAEAFWPGPLTLVLPLKSGTAIHALATAGLDSVGIRIPKGFTGDLIHAFGRPLAAPSANTSGKVSATSAAHVEADLGGKIPLILDAGASAVGVESTIVKVENGELRLLRPGGLPAKEIERVAGKRLLRSKKAAAAIEAPGMLASHYAPGATVRLDATALEPGEALIAFGPDRVAGAEQAAIALNLSPRGDLSEAAANLFDYMKRADASGAAVIAFSPIPDEGLGEAINDRLRRAAAPRE; via the coding sequence ATGGCAACAATAATCGACATCAAGGCGGACAGGCAGACGGCACTCGAAGCCGGCTGCGCGGCACTTGCCGAAGGCTTTGCGATCGCCATACCGACCGAGACGGTCTACGGCCTTGCCGCCGACGCCACCAATCCGGCAGCAATCACCCGCATCTATGAGACAAAGGGGCGGCCACGCTTCAATCCGCTGATCTGCCATATGGCGGATCTTGCCATGGCCGAGACCTATGCGGAATTCGATCCCATCTCCCGTGCCCTGGCAGAAGCCTTCTGGCCGGGCCCGCTGACGCTTGTACTGCCGCTGAAATCAGGCACCGCGATCCATGCGCTGGCGACTGCAGGCCTCGACAGCGTTGGGATCCGTATACCCAAAGGTTTTACCGGCGATCTGATTCATGCCTTCGGGCGGCCGCTTGCAGCTCCAAGCGCCAATACGTCCGGCAAGGTGAGCGCCACAAGCGCTGCCCATGTCGAAGCCGATCTCGGGGGAAAGATACCCCTCATCCTCGACGCGGGCGCGAGTGCCGTCGGCGTGGAATCGACGATCGTCAAGGTTGAAAACGGCGAGCTGCGCCTCCTGCGGCCCGGCGGCCTGCCGGCCAAGGAAATCGAGCGGGTGGCAGGCAAGCGTTTGCTGCGTTCGAAAAAGGCGGCAGCGGCGATCGAAGCGCCGGGCATGCTCGCCTCGCATTATGCGCCAGGTGCGACCGTCCGGCTCGACGCTACGGCACTGGAACCCGGCGAAGCTTTGATTGCCTTCGGTCCGGACAGGGTGGCAGGCGCCGAGCAAGCGGCTATCGCGCTGAACCTCAGCCCGCGAGGCGATCTCTCGGAGGCGGCTGCCAATCTTTTCGACTACATGAAGAGGGCCGATGCCAGCGGCGCGGCCGTAATCGCCTTTTCACCGATCCCCGACGAAGGGCTTGGAGAGGCAATCAACGATCGACTGCGGCGAGCAGCGGCTCCGCGCGAGTAA
- a CDS encoding DUF6101 family protein gives MKDTVLKPVWAGTTLRLDPSRFPQQVSYAIHDDTGDVSITIDERGAVLRKILPSSGLPLSIALPRRVFKGVAARAIDHGNGEVTVTLELHHEDPELCIPLLVAHDLGDIAADWRSWSEAFGIPMLMVEADGIARPLEEHLGGLRTSEMKPRRRHAYFANRRPRFLVRRTTGKLGVLMKIEGKEIIARN, from the coding sequence ATGAAGGATACCGTTCTGAAGCCCGTCTGGGCTGGCACGACATTGCGTCTTGATCCGTCTCGCTTTCCGCAGCAGGTAAGCTATGCCATCCACGACGATACCGGTGACGTCAGCATAACGATCGACGAACGCGGCGCAGTCCTGCGCAAGATTCTCCCCTCCAGCGGCCTGCCACTCTCCATCGCCCTGCCGCGACGTGTCTTCAAGGGCGTTGCAGCCCGCGCCATCGACCACGGCAATGGTGAAGTCACCGTGACGCTCGAGCTGCATCACGAAGATCCGGAACTCTGCATCCCGCTGCTCGTCGCCCACGATCTCGGCGATATCGCCGCCGACTGGCGCAGCTGGTCGGAAGCCTTCGGCATTCCTATGCTGATGGTGGAAGCCGATGGCATCGCCCGCCCCCTCGAAGAACATCTCGGCGGACTGCGCACCAGCGAAATGAAGCCGCGCCGCCGCCACGCCTATTTCGCAAACCGTCGCCCGCGCTTCCTCGTGCGCCGCACGACCGGCAAGCTCGGCGTCCTCATGAAGATCGAAGGCAAGGAAATCATCGCTCGCAACTGA
- a CDS encoding BA14K family protein translates to MFGLSKKVATAVVAAAVVVTSFVPSQAIQMPAAPQVEKSSPVENVQYRRYYRPGYRPGYYPGYRPAYRPGWYGGYRGYSYYRPGYRHYEGYWYPLAAFGAGAVIGGAIASQPRYYAPAPAPTGINPSHVAWCEDRYRSYRAYDNTFQPYNGPRQQCYSPYY, encoded by the coding sequence ATGTTTGGGCTGAGTAAGAAGGTCGCGACTGCGGTTGTGGCCGCCGCTGTCGTTGTGACGAGCTTTGTGCCGTCGCAGGCAATCCAGATGCCGGCCGCCCCGCAGGTGGAAAAGTCTTCGCCTGTCGAAAACGTCCAATATCGTCGCTATTATCGTCCGGGTTATCGCCCCGGCTATTATCCGGGATACCGTCCGGCCTATCGACCCGGCTGGTATGGCGGGTATCGCGGTTATTCCTACTACCGCCCGGGTTACCGTCACTATGAGGGCTACTGGTATCCGCTGGCAGCCTTCGGTGCCGGTGCAGTCATCGGCGGAGCCATCGCCTCTCAGCCGCGCTACTATGCACCCGCGCCCGCGCCCACCGGCATCAATCCGAGCCATGTCGCCTGGTGTGAAGACCGCTACCGGTCGTACAGGGCCTACGACAATACTTTCCAGCCCTATAACGGTCCGCGCCAGCAGTGCTATTCGCCCTACTATTGA
- a CDS encoding DUF1217 domain-containing protein, producing MITASLAYVILSRDMPKSLDRVANQTQVKKDAQYYADNINKVKDVDDFLGDYKLYSYAMKAYGLDDMIYAKAFMKKVVESDLTDANSFANKLSDTRYKEFASAFNFHAPPKDIQTDAQEDDLIGLYKQSFADAADQAATETKYYSAQMDDVKNVQDFVGNSRLLNYALKSVGIDPTYISKDYIASVLSTDISKLGGNAPDTSDPAYDPTKTYVGDKLYALAQQFNFKPDNGDTQYFRANIGSVQSVDDLLADPRLRTVALQSVGIDPATADDAFIKMVLTSDPATLGGDAPLNNPNPSLNYVGDKYKELRSYFNFKADGSVDGSAQNSGQTDEVAELYAFRAPAVGGVAQTATQKNNVIEQYNIKTAPQIVDRDGTASDVYYTSPAMSDLNKSYYQSKIGTITNVDQLVNDKRLADYVRAAFGMDPGFTQLKSVLTDPTYARSVDMGEAYKAFNFKSDGTVSPTKRAQSYDQLTGMVNAASNVTGYFSNKMIPASGPSTITNVDELLSDKTLTSYIKDAYGLGQDFSNAELKNILTDSAYATTAGHQDIHDAFNFNADGSINGTIQSDAQLKSINQLAAANASYYQAKLPDLSNNGSTAAVDVFLADDKLVSFLRTNLQIGDDVSDTTLRGILTDPTVAAAQGYSDVYQLFNFRQDGTVAQNTFSQSADQVAAMNTKADDAASYYGRTMPSIASVDQLLADQKLNNYIRYAFSIPASVSDTDLRNILTDQSGTGPYANVKAAFNFQADGTVAPGLPAQTTTQMASLNSAASIREQSTLDRMGDVNDVDQLLADSSLTDYLKMAYGLAYDTSNAELKSILTDPAHAASVGQADLNAAFNFAADGSLPTSTSPQTGEQTTNTSDNYGARANNQGNDLIDRIIANYKSRMDDANGVKNVNDFMKTNKTADTLLGNDSYPDLYQIALQAYGLTTNDVSRSTMRKLLVSDPYDPKGYVASFKDERITNMVRAFNFGADGKAAEPMSALSAATMAKYATDYKSHVTMLMKDGPAKDRASKDATKEVDYFGKTIPTITSLDDFLADKRLTDLVLKANGLDPKNYDKDTLKKIFTSDPDDKKSYLNTTADARFKEIVASFNFDKDGNLTRAKMGTIQDKQAEASTQQQYVQMTLEAQEGEKNDGVRLALYFKRKAGDVTSLYNILGDKALYQVIQTAYSLPQQISAMDVTKQVDLLGRFVKLEDLQDPKKVDKLIKRFTAMYDIKNNTQQSPALQLLTGGTGQASSLL from the coding sequence ATGATCACGGCATCCCTGGCATACGTCATTCTGTCTCGTGATATGCCGAAAAGCCTCGACCGCGTCGCCAATCAGACGCAGGTCAAAAAAGATGCTCAGTATTACGCCGACAACATCAACAAGGTGAAGGACGTCGACGACTTCCTTGGCGATTACAAGCTCTACAGCTACGCCATGAAAGCTTACGGGCTTGATGACATGATCTATGCCAAGGCCTTCATGAAGAAGGTTGTGGAAAGCGATCTCACGGACGCGAACAGTTTCGCCAACAAGCTTTCCGACACGCGTTACAAGGAATTTGCCTCCGCCTTCAATTTCCACGCGCCGCCCAAGGATATTCAGACGGACGCGCAGGAAGACGATCTGATCGGCCTCTACAAGCAATCCTTCGCCGATGCAGCCGATCAGGCCGCCACGGAAACGAAATACTACAGCGCGCAGATGGACGACGTGAAGAACGTCCAGGACTTCGTCGGCAATTCCCGCCTGTTGAATTACGCGTTGAAGAGCGTCGGCATCGACCCGACCTACATCTCGAAGGACTACATCGCCAGCGTCCTATCCACGGACATCAGCAAGCTTGGCGGCAATGCGCCCGATACGAGCGATCCGGCCTACGATCCGACCAAGACCTATGTCGGTGACAAGCTCTATGCGCTCGCCCAGCAGTTCAACTTCAAGCCGGACAATGGCGACACCCAGTATTTTCGCGCCAATATCGGTTCGGTGCAGTCGGTCGACGACTTGCTCGCCGATCCGCGCCTGCGCACGGTGGCGCTCCAGTCCGTCGGCATCGATCCGGCAACGGCCGACGACGCTTTCATCAAGATGGTGCTGACAAGCGATCCGGCCACACTTGGCGGCGACGCGCCGCTCAACAACCCTAATCCGTCGCTCAACTATGTCGGCGACAAATACAAGGAACTTCGTTCTTACTTCAATTTCAAAGCCGATGGTTCGGTCGATGGTTCGGCCCAGAATTCCGGCCAGACCGATGAGGTCGCAGAACTATACGCGTTCCGCGCGCCTGCAGTTGGCGGCGTGGCCCAGACTGCGACACAGAAGAACAACGTCATCGAACAGTATAACATCAAGACTGCACCGCAGATCGTCGACCGCGACGGCACAGCCAGCGATGTGTACTATACCAGCCCGGCAATGTCGGATCTCAACAAGAGCTACTATCAGTCCAAGATCGGCACGATCACCAATGTCGATCAATTGGTCAACGACAAGCGGCTTGCAGACTACGTTCGCGCCGCATTCGGCATGGATCCGGGCTTTACGCAGCTGAAGAGCGTCCTGACAGATCCGACCTATGCCCGTTCGGTCGATATGGGAGAGGCTTACAAGGCCTTCAACTTCAAGTCCGACGGTACGGTCTCCCCGACGAAGCGCGCGCAATCCTATGATCAGTTGACGGGCATGGTGAATGCAGCGTCGAACGTTACCGGCTACTTCTCGAACAAGATGATACCCGCGAGCGGTCCGAGCACGATCACCAACGTCGACGAACTGCTTTCCGACAAGACTCTGACCTCTTACATCAAGGATGCCTACGGCCTTGGCCAGGATTTCAGCAATGCCGAGCTGAAGAACATCCTCACGGATTCCGCCTACGCCACGACGGCGGGCCATCAGGACATCCATGACGCCTTCAATTTCAACGCGGATGGTTCGATCAACGGCACGATCCAGAGCGACGCGCAGCTCAAGAGCATCAACCAGCTCGCTGCAGCCAATGCGTCCTACTATCAGGCCAAGCTCCCGGATCTCTCGAACAACGGCTCGACCGCGGCCGTTGACGTTTTCCTCGCCGACGACAAATTGGTCAGCTTCCTGCGCACCAACCTGCAGATCGGCGACGACGTCAGCGACACTACGCTTCGCGGCATTCTGACCGATCCGACGGTCGCGGCGGCCCAGGGCTATAGCGACGTCTACCAGCTCTTCAACTTCCGTCAGGACGGGACGGTCGCTCAAAACACGTTCTCGCAGAGCGCCGACCAGGTTGCAGCAATGAACACAAAGGCGGACGACGCCGCCTCCTATTACGGCAGGACGATGCCTTCGATCGCCAGCGTCGATCAGTTGCTGGCCGATCAGAAGCTCAACAATTACATCCGTTATGCCTTCAGTATCCCGGCGAGCGTTTCGGACACTGATCTGCGCAACATCCTCACCGATCAAAGCGGTACCGGTCCCTATGCCAATGTGAAGGCTGCGTTCAATTTCCAGGCGGACGGCACCGTTGCCCCCGGTCTTCCGGCGCAGACCACCACGCAGATGGCCTCCTTGAACTCGGCTGCCAGCATACGGGAGCAAAGCACCCTTGACCGGATGGGCGACGTCAATGATGTCGACCAGCTGCTCGCCGATTCATCCCTGACTGACTATCTCAAAATGGCGTATGGCCTGGCCTACGACACCAGCAACGCCGAGCTGAAGAGCATTCTCACCGACCCGGCCCATGCAGCATCCGTCGGCCAGGCTGATCTGAACGCCGCTTTCAATTTCGCTGCGGACGGGTCGCTGCCAACCTCGACCTCGCCCCAGACCGGTGAGCAGACGACGAACACGTCAGACAATTACGGCGCTCGCGCCAACAATCAGGGCAACGATCTCATCGACCGCATCATCGCGAACTACAAGTCGCGAATGGATGACGCCAATGGCGTGAAGAATGTCAATGATTTCATGAAGACCAACAAGACCGCCGATACGCTCCTCGGTAACGACTCCTATCCGGACCTTTATCAGATAGCGCTGCAGGCCTATGGTCTGACGACGAACGACGTCTCGCGCTCCACCATGCGCAAGCTGCTCGTCAGCGACCCCTACGATCCGAAGGGATATGTCGCGTCATTCAAGGATGAGCGCATCACCAATATGGTCCGTGCCTTCAATTTCGGCGCCGATGGCAAAGCTGCCGAGCCCATGTCGGCGCTCTCTGCTGCCACCATGGCGAAATATGCGACCGATTATAAGTCGCACGTGACCATGCTCATGAAGGACGGTCCTGCAAAGGACCGCGCTTCAAAGGATGCGACCAAGGAAGTGGATTATTTCGGCAAGACCATTCCAACCATAACGTCGCTCGATGATTTCCTGGCCGACAAGCGCCTGACGGATCTTGTGCTGAAAGCAAATGGCCTCGATCCGAAGAATTACGACAAGGATACGCTGAAGAAGATCTTCACCTCCGATCCTGACGACAAGAAGAGCTATCTCAACACCACGGCTGACGCGCGCTTCAAGGAAATCGTCGCCTCCTTCAATTTCGACAAGGACGGCAACCTGACCCGCGCCAAGATGGGCACCATCCAGGACAAGCAGGCCGAAGCAAGCACGCAGCAGCAATATGTGCAGATGACCCTGGAAGCCCAAGAGGGCGAAAAGAACGATGGCGTTCGCCTGGCGCTCTATTTCAAGCGCAAGGCCGGTGACGTCACGTCGCTCTACAACATTCTCGGTGACAAGGCACTCTATCAGGTCATCCAGACCGCCTATAGCCTGCCCCAGCAGATTTCGGCAATGGACGTGACCAAGCAGGTCGATCTTCTCGGTCGCTTCGTGAAGCTCGAAGACCTTCAGGATCCGAAGAAGGTCGACAAGCTCATCAAGCGTTTCACGGCCATGTACGATATCAAGAACAACACGCAGCAGTCGCCGGCGCTCCAGCTCCTGACCGGCGGTACCGGCCAGGCGTCATCGCTGCTCTGA
- the ubiA gene encoding 4-hydroxybenzoate octaprenyltransferase has translation MQQIDGLNGRVADAPSDNWVYRILPPWLWPYAQLARWDRPIGWQLLMWPCFWSATLAANAAIEPRVFSGALLLYHLFLYFIGSVAMRGAGCTYNDLVDHEIDTQVARTRSRPLPSGRVTRRQAKIFIALQALVGLLVLLQFNWFAVLLGVLSLGVVALYPFAKRFTDWPQFFLGLAFSWGALMGWAGIFGSLSFSAVLLYLASVVWTIGYDTIYAHQDKEDDELIGVRSTARLFGERTHLALIGLYGLTLVLMFLSFALAGVGILAFIGLLIAAGMFAWQIRTLDIDDGAQCLALFKSNTRVGWIIFLGLFVSLLFAIP, from the coding sequence ATGCAACAGATTGATGGTCTCAACGGGCGCGTTGCCGATGCGCCCTCGGATAATTGGGTTTATCGCATCCTGCCGCCCTGGCTATGGCCCTATGCGCAGCTTGCGCGCTGGGACCGGCCGATCGGATGGCAGCTTCTCATGTGGCCGTGCTTCTGGTCGGCCACGCTTGCCGCCAATGCGGCAATCGAACCGCGTGTGTTTTCCGGCGCCCTGCTTCTCTACCATCTGTTCTTGTATTTTATAGGCTCTGTCGCCATGCGCGGCGCCGGCTGCACCTATAATGACCTTGTCGACCACGAGATCGACACGCAGGTGGCGCGCACCCGCTCGCGTCCTCTGCCCTCGGGTCGTGTGACCCGCAGGCAGGCGAAGATTTTCATCGCACTGCAGGCGCTGGTCGGCCTCTTAGTGCTGTTGCAGTTCAACTGGTTTGCCGTGCTTCTTGGCGTTCTGTCGCTCGGCGTCGTCGCCCTCTATCCCTTCGCCAAGCGCTTTACCGACTGGCCGCAATTCTTCCTCGGTCTCGCCTTTTCCTGGGGTGCGCTCATGGGCTGGGCAGGCATTTTCGGTAGCCTCTCCTTCTCTGCCGTCCTGCTTTACCTTGCCTCGGTCGTCTGGACGATCGGTTACGACACGATCTACGCCCATCAGGACAAGGAGGACGACGAACTGATCGGCGTTCGCTCGACGGCCCGCCTGTTCGGCGAGCGCACACATCTTGCGCTTATCGGCCTGTACGGGCTGACCCTAGTGCTGATGTTCCTGTCCTTCGCGCTTGCCGGCGTCGGCATTCTGGCCTTCATCGGCCTGCTGATTGCGGCCGGAATGTTCGCCTGGCAGATCAGAACGCTCGATATCGACGACGGCGCTCAGTGCCTGGCGCTCTTCAAATCGAACACCCGAGTTGGGTGGATCATCTTCCTCGGCCTGTTCGTCTCGCTGCTTTTCGCCATTCCCTGA